Proteins encoded within one genomic window of Arachis ipaensis cultivar K30076 chromosome B08, Araip1.1, whole genome shotgun sequence:
- the LOC110265515 gene encoding uncharacterized protein LOC110265515, whose translation MVILGAVLSARAVVVDLELLRNGATRRVLLLLNHGLCGRDSAAEEHSSGGCRSAVEPVQRPPLFRFSCSFFIRVVVVTAGVAWSQGCVVGDLGLREEVPVTRLDYGIAF comes from the exons ATGGTTATCCTTGGCGCCGTTCTGTCCGCTAGAGCTGTTGTTGTCGATTTAGAGTTGCTGCGCAATGGGGCCACTAGGAGAGTATTGCTGCTGTTGAACCATGGGCTCTGCGGCCGAGACTCTGCCGCCGAAGAACACTCTTCCG GTGGCTGCCGGTCTGCCGTTGAACCGGTTCAGAGACCGCCACTATTCCGGTTCAGCTGTTCCTTCTTCATTCG TGTTGTTGTGGTTACCGCGGGAGTGGCTTGGAGCCAAGGTTGCGTTGTTGGTGATCTCGGTTTAAGAGAGGAGGTTCCTGTGAcgcgtttggattatggaattgcgttttga
- the LOC110265514 gene encoding uncharacterized protein LOC110265514, with the protein MKGKKQKQEMEKREERASTGGPRRHHRAARRSPPTSKKRGRRGVAVGRRRLVQMPPCRRHGAPNEERRERAPPRLAVSAAIVTIDGGEGGERLRGAAAEATAVHPRAVAGDLAVVADHPCAASETEL; encoded by the coding sequence atGAAAGGAAAGAAGCAGAAGCAGGAAATGGAGAAGAGGGAGGAGCGAGCTAGCACCGGTGGGCCTCGCCGTCACCACCGAGCTGCTCGCCGTTCGCCACCAACGTCAAAGAAGAGGGGAAGGAGGGGCGTCGCCGTCGGCCGCCGTCGCCTCGTCCAGATGCCGCCTTGCCGCCGCCATGGCGCACCGAATGAAGAGAGAAGAGAGCGTGCCCCGCCGCGCCTCGCCGTTAGTGCCGCCATTGTCACCATCGATGGAGGAGAAGGGGGAGAGCGCTTGCGAGGAGCTGCTGCAGAAGCCACCGCCGTGCATCCTCGTGCCGTCGCAGGAGATCTGGCCGTCGTCGCCGATCATCCTTGCGCCGCATCAGAGACAGAACTGTGA